Proteins from a genomic interval of Treponema succinifaciens DSM 2489:
- a CDS encoding ATP-dependent helicase, which yields MNAEDYLSVLNKEQREAVEHEGSPLLILAGAGSGKTRVITTKIAYMISELGINPASILAVTFTKKAAEEMKERAINLEPRAQKSHIRTFHSFGAWFLRLCAEDSGIGIQNNFTVYDDDDACSLISKAVPSLTKKDASHYAKKIALAKDYCLLPGDLELSRICDEPIFPEVYEKYQQRLRKTGNVDFGDLILLPYLILKENDLIRKSFHARYKVILVDEYQDSNVAQFKLLQELSGVNENSGTYVCVVGDDDQSIYKFRGAEIQNILNFKDEFPGTKIIRLETNYRSTSEILNCAGNVVKNNSGRLGKELVSARGKGKKPALVFLPSQDDETEFCYSLIEQAYEHGIPYSDWAILYRTNAQSLGFETEFLHKKIPYEVVGSLKFYEREEVKDIISWLSFIVNQRDEISFRRIVNKPVRGIGNTTQDKIIEASDGNSILNGAESLKLSKKAKEGFDFFKSLVEKFSDELPNVPVTSEAALLAGQAINENNIVFADEKKLSEFVEKVVKESGLEEFHKDQDEEIGTQKIENLQELVNSAVLYSCTKQGLLDFLDHINLDRTLKTESEEEKQEDKVTLITLHNTKGLEFKRVIITGMESGIFPREGKTESELEEERRLFYVGITRAKDELYFTSCGVRRLFGRTNFMIPSPFLAELGNEIRILGQKPDSFSASRIEKSPLEKKYCMGACVFHDDYGHGQIIRSSYSDEGEYVVTVSFETGGIKKFLPKYQKNSLLVEDDL from the coding sequence ATGAACGCGGAAGATTATCTTTCAGTTTTAAATAAAGAGCAGCGGGAAGCAGTTGAGCATGAGGGAAGTCCGCTTTTAATTTTGGCTGGTGCAGGCTCTGGAAAAACCCGCGTAATCACAACGAAAATTGCGTATATGATTTCGGAGCTTGGAATAAATCCGGCCTCGATTCTTGCTGTTACATTTACTAAAAAAGCCGCGGAAGAAATGAAAGAGCGTGCAATAAATCTTGAACCACGCGCGCAAAAATCCCATATAAGAACATTTCACTCATTTGGTGCTTGGTTTCTTCGGCTCTGTGCGGAAGATTCTGGAATTGGAATTCAAAATAATTTTACAGTTTACGATGATGACGATGCATGTTCATTGATTTCAAAAGCAGTTCCCTCGCTTACAAAAAAAGATGCGTCGCATTATGCAAAAAAAATTGCGCTGGCAAAAGACTATTGCCTTCTTCCTGGAGATTTGGAATTAAGCCGAATTTGCGATGAGCCGATTTTTCCAGAAGTCTATGAAAAATATCAGCAACGCCTTAGAAAAACTGGCAATGTGGATTTTGGCGACTTGATTTTGCTTCCGTATTTGATTTTAAAAGAAAACGATTTGATTAGAAAAAGTTTTCATGCGCGCTACAAAGTTATTTTGGTTGATGAATACCAGGATTCGAACGTTGCGCAGTTTAAGCTTTTGCAGGAACTTTCCGGCGTCAATGAAAATTCTGGAACTTATGTCTGCGTTGTTGGCGATGATGATCAGAGCATTTATAAATTCCGTGGGGCTGAAATTCAAAACATATTGAATTTTAAAGATGAATTTCCGGGAACAAAAATTATCCGTCTTGAAACAAATTACCGTTCTACTTCTGAAATTTTAAATTGCGCAGGAAATGTTGTAAAAAATAATTCCGGCCGTCTTGGAAAGGAACTTGTGTCTGCGCGCGGAAAAGGAAAAAAGCCGGCATTGGTTTTTCTTCCGTCGCAAGATGACGAAACTGAATTTTGCTACAGTCTTATTGAGCAGGCTTACGAGCATGGAATTCCTTACAGCGATTGGGCAATTCTTTACAGAACAAATGCGCAGTCGCTGGGCTTTGAAACAGAATTCCTGCATAAAAAAATTCCTTATGAAGTTGTTGGCTCTTTGAAATTCTATGAACGTGAAGAAGTAAAAGATATTATTTCGTGGCTTTCATTTATTGTGAATCAGCGCGACGAAATTTCTTTTAGGCGGATTGTAAACAAACCCGTGCGAGGAATTGGAAATACGACGCAAGATAAAATAATCGAAGCTTCCGATGGTAATTCAATTTTGAATGGTGCGGAATCCTTGAAGCTTTCAAAAAAAGCAAAAGAAGGATTTGATTTTTTTAAATCGCTTGTTGAAAAATTTTCCGATGAATTGCCGAATGTTCCTGTAACTTCAGAAGCGGCGTTGCTTGCAGGTCAGGCGATAAACGAAAATAATATTGTTTTCGCAGACGAAAAAAAACTTTCAGAGTTTGTTGAAAAAGTTGTAAAAGAAAGCGGGCTTGAAGAATTTCACAAGGACCAGGATGAAGAAATCGGCACGCAAAAAATTGAAAATCTTCAGGAACTTGTAAACAGCGCAGTTTTGTATTCGTGCACAAAGCAAGGACTTTTAGATTTTTTGGACCACATAAATCTTGACCGCACTTTAAAAACTGAATCCGAAGAAGAAAAACAGGAAGACAAAGTTACTTTGATTACACTTCATAACACAAAGGGACTTGAGTTCAAGCGCGTGATAATAACTGGGATGGAATCTGGAATTTTTCCGCGCGAAGGAAAAACAGAATCAGAACTTGAAGAAGAACGCCGGCTTTTTTATGTTGGAATTACGCGGGCAAAAGATGAGCTTTATTTTACTTCATGCGGAGTCCGCCGGCTTTTTGGAAGAACAAATTTTATGATCCCAAGTCCGTTTCTTGCTGAGCTTGGAAACGAAATCCGAATACTTGGACAAAAGCCAGATTCATTTTCAGCCAGCCGCATAGAAAAAAGTCCGCTTGAAAAAAAATACTGCATGGGGGCTTGTGTTTTCCATGATGATTATGGACACGGACAGATTATAAGAAGCAGCTACAGCGATGAAGGCGAGTACGTTGTTACTGTAAGTTTTGAAACTGGCGGAATTAAAAAGTTTCTTCCAAAGTATCAAAAAAACTCCTTGCTTGTTGAAGATGATTTATGA
- a CDS encoding FAD:protein FMN transferase — protein sequence MKFVSLLCLVFIFLFASCSGKIEPRTQTAMDTLCTVNAFEDGTKKLYDEIFERLAQIEKEFSATLPDSEISRINSMAGISAVKTNEEVLNVLDFALKTAWISDGAFTPAAGPLVDLWGINTDHQKIPSQAQINNALELVDFGCVGLSRDSVFLRKAGMKINLGGIVKGFAADEVCKILKMHGVKKAVVDLGGNIYVYGKKSDGSKWTVGIKNPESPSSAPLLRLCINENSVVTSGSYERYFESNGKRYHHIFDPATGFPADSGIVSATVISPSSIAADALSTATFVLGVEKSFKLLDKFKKEFGSDISFVFVCKYGSVFASADLKGSLEFVQDDSRKIVFVP from the coding sequence ATGAAATTTGTTTCGCTGCTTTGTCTTGTTTTTATTTTTTTATTTGCTTCATGTTCTGGAAAAATTGAGCCAAGAACGCAAACTGCAATGGACACGCTTTGCACGGTCAACGCTTTTGAAGACGGAACAAAAAAACTTTACGATGAAATTTTTGAACGCCTTGCACAGATTGAAAAAGAATTCAGTGCGACTTTGCCAGACTCTGAAATTTCACGGATAAATTCAATGGCAGGAATTTCCGCAGTAAAGACGAATGAAGAAGTTTTGAATGTTCTGGACTTTGCTTTGAAAACTGCCTGGATTTCTGACGGCGCGTTTACTCCTGCTGCAGGTCCGCTTGTTGACTTGTGGGGCATAAACACAGATCACCAAAAAATTCCTTCGCAAGCTCAAATAAACAACGCTCTTGAACTTGTTGATTTTGGTTGTGTTGGACTTTCCAGAGATTCAGTTTTTTTGCGGAAAGCCGGAATGAAAATTAATCTTGGCGGAATTGTAAAAGGTTTTGCCGCGGATGAAGTCTGCAAGATTTTAAAAATGCACGGTGTTAAAAAAGCTGTTGTGGACTTAGGCGGAAACATTTATGTTTATGGAAAAAAATCTGATGGAAGCAAATGGACTGTTGGAATAAAAAATCCAGAATCTCCATCGTCCGCTCCTCTTCTGCGCCTTTGCATAAATGAAAATTCAGTTGTTACAAGCGGAAGCTACGAGCGTTATTTTGAATCCAACGGAAAAAGATACCATCATATTTTTGATCCTGCGACCGGATTTCCTGCGGATTCTGGAATTGTTTCCGCGACTGTAATTTCCCCATCGAGCATTGCGGCGGATGCGCTTTCAACTGCGACCTTTGTTCTTGGCGTGGAAAAATCTTTTAAGCTTCTTGATAAATTCAAAAAAGAATTCGGATCGGACATTTCATTTGTTTTTGTCTGCAAATATGGTTCGGTTTTTGCTTCTGCGGATTTAAAAGGCTCTTTGGAATTTGTTCAGGACGATTCAAGAAAAATAGTTTTTGTTCCTTAA
- a CDS encoding sodium-dependent transporter yields MARERLSSRLGFILLSAGCAIGCGNVWKFPWMVGQNGGGAFVLVYLAFLVVLGLPALTMEFALGRASQASPVRMYQELEKPGSKWHIHGYVCLLGNIFLMAFYTVVTGWLVYYFVSFVVGKSGELSFGKMISSPRINVMYLFIAVAVCFLILTRNLQSGLERITKYMMVLLLVLMTVLAVRSISLPGGAKGLSFYLVPDFKKLTVPVVVGAMNQAFFTLSLGIGAMSIFGSYIGKDRSLMGESVKVIILDTFVAVTAGLIIFPACASFGIAVDAGPSLLFNTMTTVFNNMGGGRVWGSLFFLFMVFAAFSTELAVCENILACVREMTGWSRKKGCVICGAGIFLIALTTALGYSELHFHPFGEGSAWLDFWDFIVSNNLLPLGALIFAVFSCSGKFGLGWEKLVQEANEGEGLKVKNWMKPVFAYFVPLCIIAIYIIGLATFKWK; encoded by the coding sequence ATGGCTAGAGAAAGATTGAGCAGCAGACTTGGATTTATTCTGCTGAGCGCAGGTTGCGCTATTGGGTGCGGAAACGTCTGGAAATTTCCGTGGATGGTCGGTCAGAACGGAGGCGGCGCGTTTGTTCTTGTTTATCTTGCTTTTCTTGTTGTGCTGGGGCTTCCGGCTTTGACAATGGAATTCGCGCTTGGAAGAGCTTCTCAGGCAAGCCCGGTAAGAATGTACCAGGAGCTTGAAAAGCCAGGCTCAAAATGGCACATTCACGGCTACGTCTGCCTGCTTGGTAATATTTTCTTGATGGCGTTCTACACGGTTGTTACAGGCTGGCTGGTTTACTATTTTGTCTCGTTTGTAGTTGGAAAGTCAGGAGAGCTTAGCTTTGGCAAGATGATTTCAAGCCCGCGTATAAATGTAATGTACCTTTTTATCGCTGTTGCGGTGTGCTTTTTGATTCTCACCCGCAATCTTCAGAGCGGACTTGAGCGAATCACAAAATACATGATGGTTCTTCTTTTGGTCTTGATGACAGTGCTTGCAGTGCGGAGCATTTCTCTTCCGGGCGGCGCAAAAGGACTTTCGTTCTATCTTGTTCCCGACTTTAAGAAGCTCACAGTTCCGGTTGTCGTTGGTGCTATGAACCAGGCGTTTTTTACGCTTTCTCTTGGAATAGGCGCAATGTCAATTTTTGGAAGCTACATCGGAAAAGACAGAAGCCTTATGGGAGAATCCGTAAAAGTCATTATTCTTGACACTTTCGTTGCGGTTACAGCAGGCTTGATAATCTTTCCGGCATGCGCGTCGTTTGGAATCGCAGTTGACGCAGGTCCGTCTCTTCTTTTCAACACAATGACAACCGTCTTCAACAACATGGGAGGCGGCAGAGTATGGGGAAGTCTTTTCTTTCTTTTTATGGTATTCGCGGCGTTCTCAACGGAACTTGCGGTATGCGAAAATATTCTTGCCTGCGTGCGCGAGATGACAGGCTGGTCACGCAAAAAAGGCTGCGTAATCTGCGGAGCCGGCATTTTCTTAATCGCGCTCACAACCGCTCTAGGCTACAGCGAGCTTCATTTTCACCCGTTCGGCGAAGGCTCGGCATGGCTTGATTTCTGGGATTTTATCGTAAGCAACAACCTTCTTCCGCTCGGCGCGCTGATTTTCGCGGTTTTCAGCTGCAGCGGCAAATTCGGCTTAGGCTGGGAAAAACTCGTGCAGGAAGCAAACGAGGGCGAAGGTCTCAAAGTCAAAAACTGGATGAAGCCAGTCTTCGCATACTTTGTTCCGCTTTGCATAATCGCAATCTACATAATCGGGCTTGCGACGTTCAAGTGGAAATAG
- a CDS encoding DUF4469 domain-containing protein, producing the protein MSTTTNINYSDTDGSGNLTLYKNYFDNGGKYYARFDRRNVTIDNLIARTQKKDIGVNAITAKHILSLIKAEIIEALQRGESVNLMDLGTFYIAASGTSGNTAETAEIKKLLVKFTSSKETNEAVSKLGINRIVIADSSPSIDSVTDLFTGLNDGTLTSKKAARLDGGRLKISGSDGGIFFAECDTDGIYSEDESLWHKVNPESIMRNLSKTLEFFLPESLESGKSYRIILRTNSRKGNEDKKTFVSAVSDIVTVK; encoded by the coding sequence ATGAGTACAACTACAAACATTAACTATTCGGACACAGATGGAAGCGGAAATCTCACTCTGTACAAAAATTACTTTGACAATGGCGGAAAATATTACGCACGTTTTGACCGGCGCAATGTTACGATTGACAATCTTATAGCGCGCACGCAGAAAAAAGACATCGGCGTGAACGCCATAACCGCAAAGCACATTCTTTCCCTGATAAAAGCGGAAATAATAGAAGCATTGCAGCGCGGCGAAAGCGTGAACCTCATGGACTTAGGAACTTTCTATATTGCGGCAAGCGGCACAAGCGGAAATACCGCCGAAACCGCAGAAATAAAAAAATTGCTTGTAAAGTTCACTTCGTCAAAGGAAACGAACGAGGCGGTCTCAAAGCTGGGGATAAACAGAATCGTGATTGCGGATTCAAGCCCCTCAATTGATTCTGTCACTGACCTTTTTACGGGGCTTAATGACGGAACTCTTACATCTAAAAAAGCCGCAAGACTTGACGGCGGCAGACTGAAAATTTCTGGCAGTGATGGCGGAATTTTCTTTGCCGAATGTGACACAGACGGGATTTATTCCGAAGATGAAAGCTTGTGGCACAAGGTGAACCCGGAGTCCATAATGCGAAACCTTTCAAAGACGCTCGAATTCTTCCTGCCAGAAAGCCTTGAAAGCGGCAAAAGCTACAGGATTATCCTGCGCACAAACAGCCGAAAAGGAAACGAAGACAAAAAGACCTTTGTTTCCGCAGTGTCTGACATTGTCACTGTAAAATAA
- a CDS encoding ImmA/IrrE family metallo-endopeptidase, with product MERAVQLLGSEYDEIEEEANCLFEDLGIKKYPADCFEVARLLGIELVKYSDSSEEDRKFMTSKYEEGFSTMTAKSRYAIYYNDSLPPCTVRFTIWYEIAHIQLGHLYENQGKSAARMKAECNRFATYAQAAMPFVIKLSPCCPDELMQEFGLGWTCANYVFDSYMRIRQYPNIVRRILSNRILDLFSPEQVLEEAV from the coding sequence ATGGAAAGAGCGGTTCAGCTTTTGGGAAGTGAATATGATGAGATAGAAGAAGAGGCGAATTGTCTTTTTGAGGATTTGGGAATAAAAAAATATCCGGCGGACTGCTTTGAGGTTGCTCGCCTGCTTGGAATTGAGCTTGTAAAATATTCAGATTCCTCAGAGGAGGACAGAAAATTTATGACCTCAAAGTATGAGGAGGGGTTTTCCACGATGACGGCAAAGTCAAGGTACGCGATTTACTACAATGACTCGCTTCCGCCTTGCACCGTCCGTTTTACAATCTGGTATGAGATTGCCCATATACAGCTCGGGCACTTGTACGAGAATCAGGGAAAGTCGGCGGCCAGGATGAAAGCGGAATGCAACCGTTTTGCAACTTATGCTCAGGCTGCAATGCCGTTCGTGATAAAACTTTCACCGTGCTGTCCGGATGAGCTTATGCAGGAATTCGGGCTTGGCTGGACTTGCGCAAACTATGTCTTTGACAGTTATATGCGCATAAGACAGTACCCGAATATTGTGAGAAGAATTCTTTCAAACAGGATTCTTGATTTATTCAGTCCAGAACAAGTGCTGGAGGAGGCTGTATGA
- a CDS encoding helix-turn-helix domain-containing protein: MLKTNRKCRKIKWRLRRMCRKARIELGIEIIMESMAVKDRIGKLLSETGMSQKALADATNLSEGAVSHYLKGDRVPKGAILLNIANALGTTVDYLTGKSDDAHKFSSEQEIEQAFELIARNAKTLTDEERKKFAKILFS, from the coding sequence ATGCTAAAAACGAATAGAAAGTGCCGCAAAATAAAATGGCGATTGCGGCGGATGTGCCGTAAGGCAAGAATTGAATTAGGAATTGAAATAATTATGGAAAGCATGGCTGTTAAAGACAGAATCGGTAAACTGCTTTCGGAAACAGGAATGAGCCAGAAGGCTCTTGCCGATGCAACTAACTTGAGTGAGGGGGCGGTTTCCCACTACCTTAAAGGGGATAGGGTTCCGAAGGGTGCAATCCTTCTGAACATAGCAAATGCGCTGGGTACGACGGTCGATTATCTTACTGGAAAAAGCGACGATGCCCATAAGTTCTCATCAGAACAGGAAATTGAACAGGCATTCGAGCTTATCGCGCGCAATGCCAAGACCCTTACTGATGAGGAGCGCAAAAAGTTCGCGAAAATTCTTTTTTCGTAA
- a CDS encoding helicase-related protein, with the protein MIGNTLIDNSENLKLADTIKEILKNPKINHIDIATGYWDIPGTAVLAYELNAFLARDNTKLRLLIGKDPYLFAQYNKNPKYKDIKNWPEEFIRTDINEIEVKPEYENAVSFLLKYLGKTDKIEIHIFKKNENEEKQFLHSKCYIFYGKGISYGIIGSSNFTEKGLKENSELNYLETLSQIITAEPNGINVSKGHIFWFNEKWALSEDWSKEFLEQILRPSSIAKKVLDDKKQKNTAILNYTVLSPYETYIKFLIDQFDEIISFNGKITPDDYMPKDPNFKRLTYQAEAVNQGFSIMKQHHGFILADVVGLGKTFTALMVAKRHLLETGLKNPVLIITPPAIKQSWIDSIEYFDKGEVSEKKIHPFITLTTLTTIGCIDDVNETGEYIAENDFDSAFKKEEYGMIIVDESHRFRNDSTIMYQKLDDLIGSINPQPYIVLLSATPQNNEPYDLRNQIYLFQREHNRSTLQNLGKFGNKLENYFAEKHNNYKEYIKKEKTVDGKKIPKTKEELAHDKAALIADSEDIRKRIVEPLVIRRTRTDIERFYQEDMKNQRLSFPKIQKPVAIPYEMNGELGNLFNNTINIIAPQVSHVDSDENGEPVLDFGATAGEDGLGYYRYRAIEFLKSEENRRRHEINNLSVTGTSQRLAQIMELLLVKRLESSQAAFKESLHNLHRYTENMIKMWNADRIFICPDLNVNKELNDENISKNGTFEQTLCVLAEKAKKANKKNSGDGNEGPNQEYKRADFFDSYIENLNNDLRLIDELCTKWDVQTSDPKMSTFIFETARQFLDPKRNKNNKLIIFTECIATQKALVQKLNEMPIPNCNVLSITAKNRDDMKEIIAANFDANYKGTKKDDYQILITTDVLAEGVNLHRSNSILNYDSPWNATRLMQRLGRINRIGTDAKKIWNYNFYPSTLGDSQINLKNRTYVKLQAFHELFGEDSQIYSSEEEVKHFDKIVRDEAQDSETPIMPFIAELREFKKNNESNYVKLSSIGNTIVSTTQSENKKAFSELKETDKNSKALRSTLYISNEDGSATKVSQLEFFETLKPLSTLKETETDITLIEKYRKSVINCYAADKQNAELSMKSKLRKGDKEISAAIKKIKSLYNFGLPEIYEEKLDEISNSIRDKNFSLINKLLEMTFKNEGLGTIQIEADIDYLHKYTYAHSSESEANIAIEFIVK; encoded by the coding sequence ATGATAGGTAACACTTTAATAGACAATTCAGAAAATCTAAAGCTTGCAGATACAATAAAAGAAATTTTAAAAAATCCAAAAATCAATCATATTGACATTGCCACGGGCTATTGGGATATTCCGGGAACTGCCGTTCTTGCATATGAGCTCAATGCCTTTTTGGCAAGAGATAATACTAAGCTCCGGCTTTTAATAGGCAAAGACCCATATCTTTTTGCGCAGTACAACAAGAATCCGAAATACAAAGATATAAAGAACTGGCCGGAAGAATTTATCCGCACAGACATAAACGAAATTGAAGTAAAACCTGAATATGAAAACGCAGTTTCGTTCCTTTTAAAATATCTCGGCAAAACAGACAAAATAGAGATTCATATCTTCAAAAAAAATGAAAATGAAGAAAAGCAGTTTTTACATTCAAAGTGCTATATTTTTTACGGAAAAGGAATTTCATACGGAATCATAGGAAGCAGCAATTTTACAGAGAAAGGCTTAAAAGAAAACTCAGAATTGAATTATCTTGAAACACTTTCTCAAATCATTACCGCAGAACCAAACGGTATAAATGTCTCAAAAGGACATATTTTCTGGTTCAATGAAAAGTGGGCTTTATCGGAGGACTGGTCGAAGGAATTTCTTGAGCAGATTCTCCGTCCTTCATCAATCGCAAAGAAAGTGCTGGATGACAAAAAACAAAAAAACACAGCAATTTTAAATTATACGGTGCTTTCTCCTTACGAAACCTACATAAAATTTCTTATCGACCAGTTTGATGAAATAATCAGCTTTAATGGAAAAATCACACCCGATGACTATATGCCGAAGGATCCGAATTTCAAGCGTCTTACCTATCAGGCGGAGGCTGTAAACCAGGGATTTTCAATAATGAAGCAGCACCACGGCTTTATTCTTGCAGATGTTGTAGGTCTTGGAAAAACATTTACAGCTCTTATGGTGGCAAAACGACACCTGCTTGAGACAGGCCTTAAGAATCCAGTTCTTATTATTACTCCGCCAGCAATCAAGCAAAGCTGGATAGATTCAATCGAATATTTTGACAAAGGTGAAGTTTCAGAAAAAAAGATTCATCCTTTTATAACTCTTACAACTCTTACAACAATCGGCTGCATTGATGATGTCAATGAAACAGGCGAATATATCGCCGAAAATGATTTTGATTCCGCATTTAAGAAAGAAGAATACGGAATGATAATTGTAGACGAAAGCCACCGCTTTAGAAATGACAGCACAATAATGTACCAGAAGCTAGATGACCTTATCGGCTCAATAAATCCGCAGCCATACATTGTGCTTCTTTCCGCAACACCGCAGAACAACGAGCCTTACGATTTGAGAAATCAGATTTATTTATTTCAGCGTGAGCACAACCGCTCCACTTTGCAGAATCTCGGAAAATTCGGAAACAAATTGGAAAACTATTTTGCAGAAAAACACAATAACTACAAGGAATATATAAAGAAAGAAAAGACTGTTGACGGCAAAAAAATTCCTAAAACAAAAGAAGAGCTGGCACATGACAAGGCTGCTCTTATTGCAGACAGCGAGGACATCAGAAAAAGAATAGTAGAGCCTCTTGTAATACGCCGCACAAGAACAGACATCGAACGTTTTTATCAGGAAGACATGAAAAATCAGAGATTAAGTTTTCCTAAAATTCAAAAACCGGTAGCAATTCCTTACGAAATGAACGGAGAACTTGGAAATCTTTTCAATAACACAATAAATATAATCGCGCCTCAGGTAAGCCATGTTGATTCAGACGAGAATGGTGAGCCAGTTCTTGACTTTGGAGCAACGGCTGGAGAAGACGGGCTTGGCTATTACCGCTACAGAGCGATTGAATTTCTAAAATCAGAAGAAAACCGCAGACGGCACGAAATAAACAACCTGAGCGTTACAGGAACTTCCCAGCGTCTTGCGCAGATTATGGAACTGCTTTTGGTAAAGCGTCTTGAAAGCTCGCAGGCGGCTTTTAAGGAATCCCTGCACAACCTGCACCGCTACACAGAAAATATGATAAAAATGTGGAATGCAGACAGGATTTTTATTTGCCCTGACCTAAATGTAAACAAAGAGCTAAACGATGAGAATATCTCGAAAAATGGAACTTTTGAGCAGACACTCTGTGTTTTGGCTGAAAAAGCAAAGAAGGCGAACAAGAAAAATTCAGGCGACGGAAACGAAGGTCCAAATCAGGAATACAAACGGGCAGATTTTTTTGACAGTTATATAGAGAATCTGAACAATGATTTGCGCCTTATTGACGAGCTTTGCACAAAATGGGACGTTCAGACTTCAGATCCAAAAATGAGCACCTTTATATTTGAAACCGCAAGGCAATTTCTTGATCCGAAAAGGAACAAGAATAACAAGCTTATCATTTTTACAGAATGTATCGCAACCCAAAAAGCTCTTGTGCAAAAGCTGAACGAAATGCCTATTCCAAACTGCAATGTACTTTCTATCACTGCAAAAAACCGTGATGATATGAAAGAAATAATCGCCGCAAACTTTGACGCAAACTATAAAGGGACAAAAAAAGACGATTATCAGATTCTTATCACCACCGATGTCCTTGCGGAAGGCGTAAACCTGCACCGCTCAAATTCAATTTTGAACTACGACTCTCCTTGGAACGCAACCCGGCTTATGCAGCGTTTAGGAAGAATCAACCGAATCGGCACGGATGCAAAGAAAATATGGAACTACAATTTTTATCCGTCAACTTTGGGTGATAGCCAGATAAACCTAAAAAACAGAACTTATGTAAAACTTCAGGCATTTCACGAGCTTTTTGGAGAGGACAGCCAGATTTATTCAAGCGAAGAGGAAGTTAAGCATTTTGACAAAATAGTCCGCGATGAAGCTCAGGATTCAGAGACACCTATAATGCCGTTTATCGCAGAACTGAGAGAATTCAAGAAAAACAATGAAAGCAATTATGTAAAACTTTCTTCCATTGGCAACACTATAGTCTCAACAACACAATCGGAAAACAAGAAAGCATTTTCTGAGCTTAAAGAGACAGATAAAAACAGCAAAGCATTACGTTCCACACTTTATATCTCAAATGAAGACGGAAGTGCGACAAAAGTCAGCCAGCTGGAATTTTTTGAAACATTGAAACCGCTTTCAACTCTTAAAGAAACAGAAACAGACATCACACTTATAGAAAAATACAGAAAGTCAGTCATTAACTGCTATGCCGCAGACAAGCAGAATGCAGAGCTTTCCATGAAAAGCAAACTCCGAAAAGGTGACAAGGAAATTTCAGCTGCAATCAAGAAAATAAAATCACTTTATAATTTTGGTTTGCCTGAAATCTATGAAGAAAAACTTGATGAAATTTCAAATTCAATAAGAGACAAAAATTTCAGCCTGATAAACAAACTTCTGGAAATGACTTTTAAGAATGAAGGACTTGGAACGATTCAGATAGAAGCCGATATTGATTATCTGCACAAATATACATATGCTCATTCTTCAGAATCCGAAGCAAACATTGCAATTGAATTTATAGTTAAATAA